The Streptomyces sp. NBC_01689 genome includes a window with the following:
- a CDS encoding NUDIX hydrolase has translation MSVAGVIVDDQGRALLIQRRDNGQWEPPGGVVEREETLPEALQREVLEETGIKIALPATLTGVYKNMTGLIVSLVFRCEAADGSPTTGDETRALRWATREEVTDLADEAYAIRVLDALDAASPPAVRAHDGVKLV, from the coding sequence GTGAGCGTTGCCGGAGTCATCGTCGACGACCAGGGCCGGGCCCTCTTGATCCAGCGGCGCGACAACGGCCAGTGGGAACCTCCGGGTGGCGTTGTCGAGCGGGAGGAAACCCTCCCCGAGGCACTCCAACGCGAAGTCCTCGAAGAAACCGGCATCAAGATCGCGCTTCCCGCGACCCTCACCGGCGTCTACAAGAACATGACGGGCTTGATCGTCTCTCTTGTCTTCCGCTGTGAAGCCGCCGATGGCTCGCCCACCACCGGGGACGAGACCCGCGCACTGCGTTGGGCCACCCGCGAAGAAGTCACCGACCTCGCCGATGAGGCGTACGCGATCCGCGTCCTGGACGCTCTCGACGCGGCATCCCCGCCGGCTGTCCGCGCCCATGATGGCGTGAAACTCGTCTAG
- a CDS encoding ATP-binding protein has protein sequence MHEYTSTARVWGLTCPGFPEEVSRARRWTRDILRGSPLAEDAELIVSELSANAILHTASGRRSGSFHLALAVSSQVVALSVTDDGGTGTAPKAEHADQDATHGRGLGMVSLIAHRVVIHDSQAGHTVTVELFTGAQPGGHRC, from the coding sequence ATGCACGAGTATACGAGCACTGCGCGGGTCTGGGGCCTCACTTGCCCAGGATTTCCGGAAGAGGTGAGCAGGGCCCGCCGCTGGACACGGGACATCCTGCGTGGGTCGCCGTTGGCCGAGGACGCCGAGTTGATCGTGAGCGAGCTGAGCGCCAACGCGATCCTCCACACCGCCAGCGGACGGCGGTCGGGCAGCTTCCATCTGGCTCTCGCGGTCTCTTCCCAGGTGGTCGCTCTATCGGTCACAGACGACGGCGGCACCGGGACAGCGCCGAAGGCCGAGCACGCCGACCAGGACGCCACACACGGGCGGGGCCTGGGCATGGTCAGCTTGATCGCCCACCGGGTCGTGATCCACGACAGCCAGGCCGGCCACACGGTCACCGTGGAACTCTTCACGGGTGCCCAACCGGGAGGTCACCGGTGCTGA
- a CDS encoding DNA adenine methylase, with amino-acid sequence MGLQTMSSSRLAEGRSFLKWVGGKTRYADQLVALAPAFEGRYFEPFMGSAAVFFELGPSEASLSDANPELVICFQQVAHDPEKVMALLDEMPNNREFYNELRSKDVREMSDVDRAARVVFLNKTGFRGLWRVNKKGQFNVPYGEYDRPYYNRKTLLAAAEALQGVEIQHRDFANALREAQAGDWVYLDPPYVPLGGWADFKRYTPEQFGEEDQHRLATGMLEAADRGVFVTMSNSETPLTREIFKSFHVTSMATRRDINLKSQKRGSQDLVFTSYEIPDGGLNEQQQSLTLFD; translated from the coding sequence ATGGGTCTACAGACTATGAGTAGCAGTCGCCTCGCTGAGGGGCGTTCATTCCTGAAGTGGGTCGGCGGGAAGACGCGGTATGCGGATCAGCTCGTAGCCCTCGCGCCTGCGTTCGAAGGGCGGTATTTTGAACCCTTTATGGGGAGTGCTGCAGTTTTCTTCGAGCTGGGTCCGAGTGAGGCATCTCTCTCAGATGCGAACCCTGAGTTGGTTATCTGCTTTCAGCAGGTTGCGCATGACCCAGAGAAGGTCATGGCGCTGCTCGATGAAATGCCAAATAACCGGGAGTTCTATAATGAGCTTCGATCGAAGGACGTCCGTGAGATGTCTGATGTCGATCGTGCAGCGCGCGTAGTCTTTCTAAATAAGACCGGATTTCGTGGGCTCTGGCGGGTCAATAAGAAGGGTCAATTCAACGTCCCTTATGGCGAGTATGACCGCCCATATTACAATCGAAAGACCCTGCTTGCTGCCGCTGAAGCGCTTCAAGGTGTAGAGATTCAGCATCGAGATTTCGCCAATGCATTGAGGGAGGCGCAAGCTGGGGATTGGGTCTACCTTGACCCTCCATATGTCCCCCTTGGGGGCTGGGCCGACTTTAAGCGGTATACTCCCGAACAATTCGGGGAAGAAGATCAGCACCGGTTGGCGACAGGGATGCTAGAGGCCGCGGATCGCGGTGTTTTTGTAACCATGTCGAACAGCGAGACTCCGCTCACCAGGGAGATCTTCAAGAGTTTTCACGTCACGTCAATGGCTACGCGCCGTGACATTAATCTGAAGTCACAGAAGCGCGGCAGTCAAGATCTCGTTTTCACGTCATACGAGATCCCCGATGGTGGATTGAATGAACAGCAGCAGAGCTTGACTCTCTTCGATTGA
- a CDS encoding helix-turn-helix transcriptional regulator, translating into MDDRSVLVRFGQNVRKLRVEAGLSQEQLADIARLHRTYIGSVERGERNISLVNIYRLAEALGVSSRHLLPDDEG; encoded by the coding sequence GTGGATGATCGTTCGGTCTTGGTCAGGTTTGGCCAAAACGTTAGGAAGCTCCGCGTCGAGGCCGGGCTATCGCAAGAGCAATTGGCAGACATTGCACGCCTTCACCGCACCTACATCGGGAGCGTGGAACGTGGTGAGCGCAATATTAGTCTGGTGAATATTTACCGACTCGCGGAAGCGCTTGGTGTCAGCTCAAGGCATTTGCTACCTGACGACGAGGGATAG
- a CDS encoding DUF7687 domain-containing protein, translating to MLADQPAAQRRYADAISPSQIMDLLRSAGTPAADALALYLQKREDALQRLSSYWSKRREVSETAFSLMRTEEEAKRDYATVSDQVLQSYGVQLAGYHASPKVLVNTVDAVIYRECKKANVPVNTNPQSRAALLSDEHIWVSPRRLDGALPDLLNPVALWEIKEYWGKTGGGSKMSDAIYELHLVGLELRMFEAEFGVHVNHYAILDGLEQWRARKSDVRRTVDLLYMGLLDEVVVGSEVISEWPRIVMENIRRAERADTPRVPRQAVADSLFPELG from the coding sequence ATGCTCGCCGATCAGCCGGCGGCACAGCGTAGATACGCCGATGCAATTTCGCCAAGCCAAATCATGGATCTCCTTCGTTCGGCAGGCACGCCCGCAGCAGACGCATTGGCTCTGTACCTCCAGAAGCGGGAGGACGCATTGCAGCGCCTGTCTTCATATTGGAGCAAGCGGCGCGAAGTGTCTGAAACGGCTTTCAGCCTCATGCGGACTGAGGAGGAAGCCAAGAGAGACTACGCAACCGTCTCCGATCAGGTCCTGCAAAGCTACGGCGTACAACTCGCCGGCTATCACGCATCACCGAAGGTTCTCGTCAACACTGTAGACGCGGTTATTTACCGGGAATGCAAAAAGGCAAATGTTCCCGTAAATACCAATCCGCAGAGTCGCGCCGCCCTTTTGTCCGATGAGCATATCTGGGTTTCCCCAAGACGCCTTGACGGCGCTCTCCCTGACCTTCTGAACCCAGTTGCGCTATGGGAGATTAAAGAGTACTGGGGAAAGACAGGCGGCGGTTCAAAGATGTCTGATGCCATCTATGAACTGCACCTGGTCGGACTCGAGTTGCGCATGTTCGAGGCCGAGTTCGGAGTTCACGTAAACCACTACGCCATCCTCGATGGTCTGGAACAGTGGCGCGCAAGGAAATCCGACGTCCGGCGTACGGTTGACCTTCTATACATGGGGTTGCTCGATGAAGTCGTTGTGGGTAGCGAAGTAATATCCGAGTGGCCGCGAATTGTTATGGAGAACATCCGTCGCGCTGAGCGTGCCGACACACCTAGGGTGCCGAGGCAGGCTGTCGCTGACTCTCTGTTCCCAGAACTCGGTTAA
- a CDS encoding AIPR family protein has protein sequence MGLLQLTQIQRRVEETTFPFVDVSDLAAHEPAHVYVNHLSRALAAFVIAKRGGLDWESASATVTDGSGDNGIDAIALNLEQDRLLVVQSKWSQDGRGSLALDDFIKFREGISDLVQLRWERFNEKVRVRQKEIEKALLDPKMQIEIIVAHSGVSDCSSDIRDRMETFLDETFNTPDEVASFNYLGQSGIHKLLLDDHQLPKIDLSVELADWGQFAGEPVAYYGQVSAAQVAEWHREHGTALFSKNVRVVLNNSEVNETLIDTLRESPAEFWYYNNGITILCEKISKSPAYGADRRIGAFTFSGADVVNGAQTVGSIAKAARLGVDLGKAKVTVRFISLEGAESEFANSVTRATNTQNRITGRDFLALDPEQSRIKNEFLVEGLTYIYKSGEADPAPETGCSVTEATIALSCANPDVSLSTQAKREISRLWDTGDRGAYKKLFNPSITYQRIWRSVRVMRQVEELLGDTLQSLEGRARGMAVHGNRFILHLVFRQLDTKSIDDPRFDWNSQARQVPGLVAKTLTVVTDVADADYPGYPASLFKNATKCAGLARSALTKLRDS, from the coding sequence ATGGGACTGCTGCAACTCACTCAAATTCAGCGCCGTGTTGAGGAGACAACCTTCCCCTTTGTTGATGTAAGCGACCTCGCGGCTCACGAACCCGCGCACGTATACGTAAATCACCTGAGTCGCGCGCTGGCCGCCTTCGTAATTGCTAAGCGAGGAGGATTGGACTGGGAGTCGGCTTCTGCAACAGTGACTGACGGATCTGGGGATAATGGGATTGATGCCATTGCGCTCAACTTGGAGCAAGATCGACTATTGGTTGTCCAGTCCAAGTGGTCGCAGGACGGTCGAGGAAGTCTTGCACTTGACGACTTCATCAAGTTTCGCGAGGGTATCTCAGACCTAGTGCAACTTAGGTGGGAGAGGTTTAACGAGAAGGTTCGCGTTCGCCAGAAGGAAATCGAAAAGGCGCTACTAGATCCCAAGATGCAGATCGAGATCATCGTGGCTCATAGTGGCGTAAGCGATTGCTCTTCGGATATACGTGACCGCATGGAAACGTTTCTTGATGAGACGTTCAACACGCCGGATGAAGTAGCATCTTTCAACTACCTAGGCCAGTCGGGGATTCACAAGCTACTCCTGGACGATCACCAATTGCCGAAGATTGATCTCTCGGTTGAGCTGGCAGACTGGGGGCAGTTCGCGGGAGAGCCGGTAGCCTATTACGGTCAAGTCTCCGCGGCGCAAGTTGCAGAGTGGCACAGGGAGCACGGCACTGCTCTTTTTAGCAAGAATGTTCGTGTCGTGCTAAATAATTCGGAAGTCAACGAAACGCTGATCGATACTCTCCGCGAGAGTCCCGCAGAATTCTGGTACTACAATAACGGAATTACGATCCTCTGCGAGAAAATCTCTAAGTCGCCTGCCTATGGAGCGGATCGAAGGATCGGCGCATTCACATTTTCCGGGGCGGATGTCGTAAATGGAGCACAGACAGTAGGTTCGATCGCAAAGGCCGCGCGACTAGGTGTCGATCTCGGTAAAGCGAAAGTGACCGTACGCTTCATTTCCCTCGAAGGAGCAGAGTCCGAATTCGCGAATAGTGTTACGCGAGCTACGAATACTCAAAACAGAATCACCGGGCGAGATTTTTTGGCTCTCGATCCGGAACAATCTCGTATCAAGAACGAGTTTCTCGTGGAGGGTCTGACATACATCTATAAGTCCGGAGAGGCGGACCCCGCCCCAGAAACCGGATGCAGTGTCACTGAAGCTACAATCGCTCTCTCATGCGCGAATCCTGACGTAAGCCTGTCAACGCAAGCTAAGCGTGAGATCAGCCGGTTGTGGGATACCGGGGACCGGGGCGCGTATAAAAAGCTCTTCAACCCCTCGATAACCTATCAGCGTATTTGGCGATCAGTTCGTGTCATGCGACAAGTTGAAGAGTTGCTAGGGGACACCCTGCAGTCTCTCGAGGGGCGTGCTCGCGGAATGGCTGTCCACGGAAACCGCTTCATCCTGCATCTGGTTTTCCGCCAGCTAGACACGAAGAGTATTGATGACCCTCGCTTCGACTGGAATAGCCAGGCTCGTCAAGTTCCGGGACTAGTGGCCAAGACGCTGACAGTGGTAACTGATGTGGCTGATGCCGACTATCCAGGATACCCCGCTAGCCTTTTCAAGAATGCAACTAAGTGTGCAGGGCTTGCACGAAGCGCCCTGACGAAGCTGCGCGATAGCTAG
- a CDS encoding PPOX class F420-dependent oxidoreductase, producing the protein MPVSLGENVLAMLRRPSTCYIATTMPDGSPQLTQTWVDTDGEHVLINSVESHQKTRNIARDPRVALAVSDPSEPSSYVQIRGRVVRVTTEGAVEHIEALAQKYLGRPYPWFGGRDQVRVIYVILPERITSPRG; encoded by the coding sequence GTGCCCGTATCCCTCGGCGAGAACGTGCTGGCGATGCTGCGGCGCCCCAGCACCTGCTACATCGCCACGACGATGCCCGACGGTTCGCCCCAGCTCACCCAGACATGGGTCGACACCGACGGCGAACACGTCCTGATCAACAGCGTGGAGTCGCATCAGAAGACCCGGAACATCGCACGCGACCCGCGGGTGGCCCTAGCGGTCTCCGACCCCTCGGAACCGTCCTCCTACGTCCAGATCCGCGGCCGTGTGGTGCGGGTGACCACCGAGGGAGCGGTCGAGCACATCGAGGCGCTCGCGCAGAAGTACCTCGGCCGGCCCTACCCATGGTTCGGCGGTCGCGACCAGGTCCGGGTGATCTACGTGATCCTGCCCGAGCGGATCACCAGCCCCCGCGGCTGA
- a CDS encoding beta-ketoacyl-[acyl-carrier-protein] synthase family protein — MRYSFDVPLEPHALVVAEVAAGDLLALSEQDLAENAWYVVMRTLAEAPGAVRLTLRPPLGGRDRDVVLERGIRVSVSCRRVDLSGIPELDSSDLGAVEFRDGDRVGSLRVVDPRAVEESYTRKWGRWYRDPDCGEQESLSDGELRERGARDLRREHLVRHRPRPRRSAEVRAARRVVVTGLGAVTPLGVGVGELWRGLLEGRCGIRELEGEEFAGLPVRIAGTVPVDPARLLPRPQARRMNRAARFAVLAAREAWEDAGLDPAGTEESGLSPERVGVSVGSILGDASVLVGGDRALRERGPRAVSPLTTPMTVPSQAASQVSLALHITGEARTVTSACASGTEAVGQAVDRIRHGRVDVALAGGAEAVVTPAIMASFAAMRALSAHPVGLTSPSRPFAGDRDGFVNGEGAGFLLLEAEDHARARGARVYCEAAGWGLSADAHHMAAPDPSGRGIALALRRAVEDAGAHVVDVVHVNAHATATVDGDLAEAGALRAVFGARVPVTALKGHLGHLQGAAGGVEAVATVLTLHHGLIPPTIGCDVPDDAIGLDVVTKSPRPLPSSGDLALSNSFGFGGHNAVVAFRRRPA, encoded by the coding sequence ATGCGCTATTCGTTCGACGTTCCCCTGGAACCCCACGCCCTCGTCGTCGCCGAAGTCGCTGCCGGTGATCTTCTCGCTCTCTCCGAGCAGGATCTGGCGGAGAACGCCTGGTACGTGGTGATGCGCACCCTGGCGGAAGCTCCGGGTGCCGTTCGGCTCACGTTGCGGCCGCCGCTCGGCGGGAGAGACCGTGACGTGGTTCTCGAACGCGGGATTCGGGTGAGCGTCAGCTGTCGTCGGGTGGACCTCTCGGGCATTCCCGAGCTCGACTCGTCCGATCTCGGCGCCGTCGAATTCCGGGACGGAGACCGGGTCGGTTCACTGCGTGTGGTGGATCCCCGGGCCGTCGAGGAGTCGTACACCCGTAAGTGGGGGCGGTGGTACCGGGATCCGGACTGCGGGGAACAGGAATCCCTCTCCGACGGGGAGTTGCGGGAGCGGGGCGCCCGAGACCTCCGTCGGGAGCACCTCGTACGGCATCGTCCTCGTCCGCGGCGGTCCGCCGAGGTCCGTGCGGCGCGGCGGGTCGTCGTCACCGGGCTCGGCGCCGTGACGCCCCTCGGCGTCGGAGTCGGGGAACTGTGGCGGGGGCTGCTGGAAGGACGGTGTGGGATAAGGGAGTTGGAGGGCGAGGAGTTCGCCGGGTTGCCCGTGCGGATCGCGGGGACCGTGCCCGTCGACCCCGCCCGACTGCTGCCCCGGCCGCAGGCCCGTCGCATGAACCGGGCCGCCCGGTTCGCCGTGCTCGCCGCCCGCGAGGCCTGGGAGGACGCCGGGCTCGACCCGGCCGGCACGGAGGAGAGCGGTCTCTCACCCGAGCGGGTCGGGGTCTCGGTCGGCTCCATCCTCGGTGACGCCTCCGTCCTCGTCGGCGGCGACCGCGCGCTGCGCGAGCGCGGGCCCCGCGCCGTCTCCCCGCTGACCACGCCGATGACCGTGCCCTCGCAGGCCGCGTCGCAGGTGTCGCTCGCCCTGCACATCACCGGTGAGGCCCGTACCGTCACGAGCGCGTGCGCCTCCGGCACCGAGGCCGTCGGGCAGGCCGTCGACCGCATCCGCCACGGGCGGGTCGACGTCGCCCTCGCCGGCGGCGCCGAGGCGGTGGTCACCCCGGCGATCATGGCCTCCTTCGCCGCGATGCGCGCGCTCTCGGCCCACCCGGTCGGGCTCACCAGCCCCTCCCGGCCGTTCGCCGGCGACCGCGACGGCTTCGTGAACGGTGAGGGCGCCGGGTTCCTGCTCCTCGAGGCCGAGGACCACGCACGGGCCCGCGGGGCGCGCGTCTACTGCGAGGCCGCGGGCTGGGGTCTGTCCGCGGACGCCCACCACATGGCCGCGCCCGACCCGTCCGGCCGGGGTATCGCCCTGGCGCTGCGCCGCGCCGTCGAGGACGCGGGCGCCCATGTCGTCGACGTCGTCCATGTCAACGCGCACGCCACCGCCACCGTCGACGGCGATCTCGCCGAAGCGGGCGCGCTGCGGGCCGTGTTCGGCGCGCGGGTGCCGGTCACCGCGCTCAAGGGGCACCTCGGCCATCTCCAGGGGGCGGCGGGCGGTGTGGAGGCCGTCGCCACGGTGCTCACCCTCCATCACGGCCTGATCCCGCCCACCATCGGCTGCGACGTCCCGGACGACGCCATCGGCCTGGACGTGGTGACCAAGAGCCCCCGCCCCCTCCCCTCCTCCGGAGACCTCGCCCTCAGCAACTCGTTCGGGTTCGGGGGGCACAACGCGGTGGTGGCCTTCCGCCGCCGACCGGCGTGA
- the ku gene encoding non-homologous end joining protein Ku, producing the protein MRSIWNGAISFGLVSIPIKLVNATESHSISFRQIHLDDGGRIRYRKVCELEDREVTGAEIGKAYEDGDGSLIPVTDEDLASLPIPTARTIEIVAFVPAERIDPLQMDTAYYLSANGVPATKPYVLLREALKRSRKVAIAKFALRGRERLGMLRVVDDVIAMHGLLWPDEIRGTDEVAPDAGVTVRDQELDLADALMDTLGEVDLADLHDDYRDAVEELIAAKASGERVPAAPAGEKPGGKVLDLMAALEKSVRAAKESRGEGTDGATGAESENAGRAEVTPLPARGPARTAPKAVGGKKSTSATKRTASDTTRKTTASTAAKATRTTKATKTTKTAAAKRGTGKSPSGSTARTTAKSTAQGTAKSAAKRTTAKKDTATAKKQAPRKRASA; encoded by the coding sequence GTGCGATCCATCTGGAACGGCGCCATCTCCTTCGGGCTGGTCAGCATCCCGATCAAGCTCGTGAACGCCACGGAGAGCCACTCGATCTCCTTCCGGCAGATCCACCTCGACGACGGGGGCCGCATCCGGTACCGGAAGGTCTGCGAACTGGAGGACCGCGAGGTCACCGGCGCCGAGATCGGCAAGGCGTACGAGGACGGCGACGGCTCGCTGATCCCGGTCACGGACGAGGACCTGGCCTCGCTGCCGATCCCGACCGCCCGGACGATCGAGATCGTGGCCTTCGTGCCGGCCGAGCGGATCGACCCGCTCCAGATGGACACGGCCTACTACCTGTCCGCGAACGGCGTCCCCGCCACCAAGCCGTACGTCCTGCTGCGCGAGGCCCTCAAGCGCAGCCGGAAGGTCGCCATCGCGAAGTTCGCGCTGCGCGGCCGGGAGCGGCTCGGGATGCTGCGGGTGGTGGACGACGTGATCGCGATGCACGGGCTGCTGTGGCCGGACGAGATCCGCGGTACGGACGAGGTGGCGCCGGACGCGGGCGTGACCGTCCGCGACCAGGAGCTCGACCTGGCGGACGCCCTGATGGACACCCTCGGCGAGGTCGACCTCGCGGACCTGCACGACGACTACCGGGACGCCGTGGAGGAACTGATCGCCGCCAAGGCCTCCGGCGAACGGGTGCCGGCCGCGCCCGCCGGGGAGAAACCGGGCGGCAAGGTCCTCGACCTGATGGCCGCCCTGGAGAAGAGCGTGCGCGCGGCCAAGGAGTCCCGGGGCGAGGGGACGGACGGGGCGACGGGCGCGGAGTCCGAGAACGCCGGGAGGGCCGAGGTCACCCCGCTTCCGGCGCGCGGACCGGCGCGTACGGCACCGAAGGCGGTCGGCGGGAAGAAGTCCACGTCGGCCACGAAGAGGACGGCGTCGGACACGACGAGGAAGACGACCGCCAGTACGGCGGCGAAGGCGACGAGGACCACGAAGGCGACGAAGACGACGAAGACGGCGGCGGCGAAGAGGGGCACGGGAAAGTCGCCCTCCGGGTCCACCGCGCGGACGACCGCGAAGTCGACGGCCCAGGGGACCGCCAAGAGCGCGGCGAAGAGGACGACCGCCAAGAAGGACACGGCGACGGCGAAGAAACAGGCCCCGCGCAAGCGCGCCTCGGCGTGA
- the ligD gene encoding non-homologous end-joining DNA ligase, whose protein sequence is MTPITEVEGRRLTLTRLEKVVYPATGFTKGEVLHYCATAAAPLLAHLRDRPVSFLRYPDGPDGQVFFTKNVPPGTPDWVGTAEVPRSAGPARMVLVQDLPSLMWAANLVTEFHTPQWRADRPGEADRLVLDLDPGAPATVVECCRVALWLRERLAADGITAFAKTSGAKGLHLLAALVPVASEDAGAYAKELAVEAERALPGLVTHRMTKSLRPGKVFVDHSQNAARKTTATPYTLRARATPTVSTPVTWDEVAGCADPERLVFRAEDIAPRLERYGDLLAPLLDPDRAHVLP, encoded by the coding sequence ATGACGCCGATCACCGAGGTGGAGGGCCGGCGGCTCACGCTCACCCGTCTGGAGAAGGTCGTCTACCCGGCGACCGGCTTCACCAAGGGCGAGGTCCTGCACTACTGCGCGACGGCCGCCGCCCCGCTGCTGGCGCACCTGCGCGACCGGCCCGTCTCCTTCCTCCGCTATCCCGACGGACCGGACGGCCAGGTCTTCTTCACCAAGAACGTGCCGCCCGGCACACCCGACTGGGTCGGGACCGCCGAGGTCCCCCGGTCGGCGGGGCCCGCCCGGATGGTCCTCGTCCAGGACCTCCCCTCGCTCATGTGGGCTGCGAACCTCGTCACCGAGTTCCACACACCGCAGTGGCGGGCGGACCGGCCCGGTGAGGCGGACCGGCTGGTCCTCGACCTCGATCCCGGCGCGCCCGCGACGGTGGTCGAGTGCTGCCGGGTCGCGCTGTGGCTGCGGGAGCGGCTGGCCGCGGACGGGATCACGGCGTTCGCCAAGACGTCCGGCGCGAAGGGGCTGCATCTGCTGGCGGCACTGGTGCCGGTGGCGTCCGAGGACGCCGGGGCGTACGCGAAGGAGCTCGCCGTGGAGGCGGAGCGCGCCCTGCCGGGACTCGTCACGCACCGGATGACCAAGAGCCTGCGGCCGGGGAAGGTCTTCGTCGACCACAGTCAGAACGCGGCACGCAAGACGACGGCGACCCCGTACACGCTGCGCGCCCGGGCCACACCCACCGTCTCGACCCCCGTCACCTGGGACGAGGTCGCCGGCTGCGCCGATCCGGAGCGGCTCGTCTTCCGCGCCGAGGACATCGCGCCGCGGCTGGAGCGGTACGGCGATCTGCTGGCCCCCCTCCTCGACCCGGACCGCGCGCACGTCCTGCCCTGA
- a CDS encoding ATP-binding protein: protein MPTWRLRDFHDDDLDQAIQMWDQNRQADDAVAVFPVSEVMAAARGDGTAVVAAAGDDMVGMAVAQARGERAWITLVALSAAWRDRGIGSALIGELERRLRTQDVRRIGALLAPGATGTRALENSGYRARAGLVLYEKVEHLGAGEAGLLAELGGRLQPQGLWRALAGMEREKDAIERRIVLPLAEPALADRYGVAPPKAVILFGPPGTGKTSFAKAVASRLEWPFVELFPSRLAAGADGLAASLRDTFAELAELETVVLFIDEVEEIAGARSGPAAAPGHGVTNELLKLIPGFRDHDERLLICATNSVRSLDQAFLRPGRFDYVIPVGPPDPAAREAIWRRYLGPAADRVELHRLVAASEMFTPADIEFAARKGAQAAFEREIAERRGTPAGTEDYLAAVADTRPTLTAQALTEFEEDIERHVRM, encoded by the coding sequence ATGCCGACGTGGCGACTGCGGGACTTCCACGACGATGATCTCGACCAGGCGATCCAGATGTGGGACCAGAACCGGCAGGCGGACGACGCCGTCGCCGTGTTCCCGGTCTCCGAGGTCATGGCCGCGGCCCGGGGCGACGGCACCGCGGTGGTCGCCGCGGCCGGGGACGACATGGTGGGCATGGCGGTGGCGCAGGCCCGCGGCGAACGGGCCTGGATCACCTTGGTGGCGCTCTCCGCCGCGTGGCGCGACCGGGGTATCGGCAGCGCCCTGATCGGCGAACTCGAACGGCGGCTGCGGACCCAGGACGTACGCCGGATCGGGGCGCTGCTCGCACCGGGGGCCACCGGGACGAGGGCTCTGGAGAACTCCGGCTACCGGGCGCGCGCCGGGCTGGTCCTCTACGAGAAGGTCGAGCATCTCGGCGCGGGCGAGGCGGGCCTGCTCGCGGAGCTCGGCGGGAGGCTGCAGCCGCAGGGGCTCTGGCGCGCGCTCGCCGGCATGGAACGGGAGAAGGACGCCATCGAGCGGCGGATCGTGCTGCCGCTGGCCGAGCCCGCGCTGGCCGACCGGTACGGGGTGGCGCCGCCGAAGGCGGTCATCCTCTTCGGTCCCCCGGGCACCGGGAAGACCAGTTTCGCCAAGGCGGTCGCCTCCCGGCTGGAGTGGCCCTTCGTGGAGCTCTTCCCGTCCCGGCTGGCGGCCGGCGCCGACGGGCTCGCCGCGTCGCTGCGGGACACCTTCGCCGAGCTGGCGGAGCTGGAGACGGTGGTCCTGTTCATCGACGAGGTCGAGGAGATCGCGGGCGCCCGCTCCGGGCCGGCCGCCGCTCCCGGTCACGGTGTCACCAACGAGCTGCTGAAACTGATCCCGGGGTTCCGCGACCACGACGAACGGCTGCTGATCTGCGCGACCAACTCCGTGCGCTCGCTGGACCAGGCGTTCCTGCGGCCCGGGCGGTTCGACTACGTCATCCCGGTCGGGCCACCCGATCCGGCCGCCCGGGAGGCCATCTGGAGGCGCTATCTCGGGCCCGCCGCCGACCGGGTCGAGCTGCACCGGCTGGTCGCGGCCAGTGAGATGTTCACCCCCGCCGACATCGAGTTCGCCGCCCGCAAGGGTGCCCAGGCCGCGTTCGAGCGCGAGATCGCCGAGCGGCGGGGCACGCCCGCCGGTACCGAGGACTATCTGGCGGCCGTGGCCGACACCCGCCCGACGCTCACCGCGCAGGCGCTCACCGAGTTCGAGGAGGACATCGAGCGTCACGTACGGATGTGA